From Betaproteobacteria bacterium, a single genomic window includes:
- a CDS encoding tripartite tricarboxylate transporter substrate binding protein: MDRAGTPPRSGLHDARDRPAAARHSGADGARGREPDEARIDRSTGMITLASSRVPRKRQRGVRRWTVPALVLAAAQPALAQTEASAYPNRVVTLIVPFSPGASTDIVARLIAQKLTAAWGQTVVVENRPGASGAIGLSAIARSAADGHTLGMMIVSHATNAALLGNKAPIDLVKDFAHIGQVVSQPYLLVINPSLPVRSVPELIALAKSRPGAVTYGSSGVGSVLHLAGELLAAQTRIRITHVPYKGAAPALSDVAGGHIAMLFTSRMSAQPLLAAGKVRALAVTSTERAAGAPEIPTLQEAAKLASYEVNGWYGVCAAAGTPPALVERLNRDINRVLGMPEVRERMTAAGTLPAGGTPAQFAQLVRSEVEKWSRIIRQAGLSTGSS; this comes from the coding sequence ATGGACCGAGCTGGAACGCCACCACGATCCGGTCTTCATGATGCACGAGACCGGCCGGCGGCTGCGCGACATTCCGGAGCTGATGGCGCTCGTGGACGCGAACCGGACGAGGCGCGCATCGACAGGAGTACAGGCATGATCACGCTGGCGTCGAGTCGTGTTCCGCGCAAGCGACAGCGCGGAGTTCGGAGGTGGACCGTTCCCGCGTTGGTACTGGCCGCAGCGCAACCTGCACTCGCCCAGACGGAAGCCAGCGCCTATCCCAACCGGGTGGTGACGCTGATCGTTCCGTTCTCACCGGGCGCCAGCACCGACATCGTCGCGCGCCTGATCGCGCAGAAGCTCACGGCAGCCTGGGGACAGACGGTTGTGGTCGAAAACCGCCCGGGCGCGAGCGGCGCGATCGGCTTGAGCGCGATCGCTCGCTCGGCGGCGGACGGCCATACGCTCGGCATGATGATCGTAAGCCATGCCACCAACGCCGCGCTGCTCGGCAACAAGGCGCCAATCGACCTGGTGAAGGATTTTGCCCACATCGGTCAGGTGGTATCGCAGCCGTATCTGCTCGTGATCAACCCAAGCCTGCCGGTCCGCTCCGTGCCCGAGCTGATCGCGCTCGCGAAATCCAGGCCGGGCGCCGTGACCTACGGTTCCTCCGGCGTGGGCAGCGTGCTTCATCTCGCCGGCGAGCTGCTCGCCGCGCAGACACGGATTCGCATTACGCACGTGCCGTACAAGGGTGCCGCACCCGCGCTTTCGGACGTCGCCGGCGGCCATATCGCCATGCTGTTCACGAGCCGCATGTCGGCACAGCCGCTGCTCGCAGCAGGCAAGGTGCGCGCGCTCGCAGTGACCTCGACCGAGCGCGCCGCCGGCGCGCCCGAGATCCCGACCCTGCAGGAAGCAGCCAAGCTCGCCTCGTACGAAGTGAACGGATGGTATGGCGTCTGCGCCGCTGCGGGCACGCCGCCCGCGCTGGTCGAGCGGCTCAATCGGGACATCAACCGCGTGCTCGGCATGCCCGAAGTGCGCGAGCGGATGACGGCCGCAGGCACATTGCCGGCCGGCGGCACTCCCGCCCAATTCGCGCAGCTCGTTCGCTCGGAAGTCGAGAAATGGAGCCGCATCATTCGGCAGGCGGGGCTGTCGACCGGATCGAGCTGA
- a CDS encoding FAD-dependent oxidoreductase codes for MPQALVIGGSLGGLLAANLLRSIGWQVQVFERVSDDLASRGAGIGTHEELLEIMHRVGVEVDASIGVHPESRTCVDRSGKRLHRIPRPRILSSWGRLYRALKDAFPAEDYHFDKSLASFTDDASGITAHFTDGTVARGDLIVGADGIRSTVRAQILPDVEPQYAGYVAWRGLVPEAALPAELHEEIFMHNVVCYPDGDAMTAYPVPGPNNDVRPGHRSYNWVWYHPVDAQELANLCTDATGFCHGTAIAPALIRPQAIAAMVAAACKALAPQCVQVIELTTQPFFQAIIDLESPRIVGGRAAILGDAAFVARPHVGMGVTKAALDAECLADALVESTDIDTALARYNERQQAFGARVIARARRVGAHLGAQATKPPQTWTELERHHDPVFMMHETGRRLRDIPELMALVDANRTRRASTGVQA; via the coding sequence ATGCCGCAAGCTTTGGTCATCGGAGGCTCGCTGGGCGGATTGCTCGCGGCGAATCTCCTGCGCTCGATCGGCTGGCAGGTGCAGGTGTTCGAGCGCGTGAGCGACGATCTCGCCAGCCGCGGCGCCGGTATCGGCACGCACGAGGAGCTGCTCGAGATCATGCATCGCGTCGGCGTCGAGGTCGACGCCTCCATCGGCGTGCATCCCGAATCGCGCACCTGCGTGGACCGCAGCGGCAAGCGCCTGCACCGCATCCCGCGACCGCGCATCCTCAGCTCCTGGGGCCGGCTCTACCGCGCGCTCAAGGACGCGTTTCCCGCCGAAGACTATCACTTCGACAAGTCGCTCGCGTCCTTCACCGACGATGCGTCGGGCATAACAGCGCATTTCACCGACGGCACGGTCGCACGCGGCGATCTGATCGTCGGCGCCGACGGCATCCGCTCCACCGTGCGCGCGCAGATCCTGCCCGACGTGGAGCCGCAATACGCGGGTTACGTCGCCTGGCGAGGGCTGGTTCCCGAGGCAGCCCTGCCCGCGGAGCTGCACGAAGAAATCTTCATGCACAACGTCGTCTGCTATCCCGACGGCGACGCGATGACGGCCTATCCCGTGCCGGGCCCGAACAACGATGTGCGCCCCGGGCATCGCTCGTACAACTGGGTCTGGTATCACCCGGTAGACGCCCAGGAACTGGCGAATCTCTGCACCGACGCGACCGGCTTCTGCCACGGCACGGCCATCGCGCCGGCGCTGATCCGGCCGCAGGCGATCGCCGCCATGGTCGCGGCTGCCTGCAAGGCCCTTGCGCCGCAGTGTGTCCAGGTGATCGAGCTCACCACGCAGCCGTTCTTCCAGGCGATCATCGATCTCGAATCGCCGCGCATCGTGGGCGGGCGCGCCGCGATCCTGGGCGACGCCGCGTTCGTCGCCCGGCCGCACGTCGGCATGGGCGTCACGAAGGCGGCGCTGGATGCGGAGTGCCTTGCCGATGCGCTGGTCGAATCGACCGACATCGATACCGCCCTCGCGCGCTACAACGAACGCCAGCAAGCCTTCGGTGCGCGCGTGATCGCACGCGCGCGGCGGGTCGGCGCGCATCTCGGCGCACAAGCCACCAAGCCGCCGCAGACATGGACCGAGCTGGAACGCCACCACGATCCGGTCTTCATGATGCACGAGACCGGCCGGCGGCTGCGCGACATTCCGGAGCTGATGGCGCTCGTGGACGCGAACCGGACGAGGCGCGCATCGACAGGAGTACAGGCATGA